A single Melopsittacus undulatus isolate bMelUnd1 chromosome 11, bMelUnd1.mat.Z, whole genome shotgun sequence DNA region contains:
- the ADGRD2 gene encoding adhesion G protein-coupled receptor D2 — protein MFRRDLRPDSWFFSFLVGSLSRSLFAFAALAKNQTSKGFAPVTIETSRHMYEYVATALDWWHADRYCEQRFAQLLVEPRGSEQASFSKLLHSHHIRGSVWLNERDGVLHKPKRRRNHIVPVLVFGDKTDTKYVKVLSDFPALPAVTACAHLQWDTRTQEIATVFSYAVPAFINEFQLRGFVDEEGFVRFALIVHEHHSPYLPVFRADGQWHHFCVTWQQENGTWAIYADGKRRASASGLCAVGSAPQAIYGQGTFIIGQDQDSLGGSFKEKESFSGNITDLHIWQKVLSMEQIEKVRSCWVVEQDLVFRWSSNTLEIESTVQEVTAQFLCPGPVEECRVFEIGSNGFSYTSCLQTLPFICLYRKDAYWQLKKAHVESSHSLVSRVNTLAERTVIPESIFTSDVQDMNLSVALGALDVLATVLKEGETPVLESSDLLSVLQLLKQVSDVEVQEGEEPKMLEQLGQYYVEVTELILEEQNIGTWSSVSQVIRGPMAVVELCDRMVSLLAPLLTAGRTKITVQHGNVGMEVRKLELGRQLSNEAYLVQTPEKDSYDLIEVPAEEMQRLKARGLHSVVVKNMWFGYSSLQRCLSSTVNTAVFQDMAASDGGQKYLNTVVGTAVISAALLSDYQEISMSVRYHLQHHVQDLSNTPVGPICAFWNFSLSPDAGGMWSTAGCSVVTSLPGSTTCFCNHTTNFAVLLQVYNMQRTTKEELTLQTLTFIGCGVSFCALIVTFVLFLAVGVPKSERTTVHKNLIFALAAAEALLMFSELAKTNQVVCFMITAFLHLFFMAAFSWMLVEGLLLWSKVVAVNMSEDKRMKFYYVTGWGFPVVIVAVTLATSFDKYVADTHCWLNIQTNVIWAFVGPVLFILAVNTFVLFRVVMVTVSSARRRSKMLTPNSSLENQIGIQIWATAKPILVLLPVLGLTWVCGVLVHLSVIWAYVFIVLNSLQGLYIFLVYAVYNSEVRNAIQRMKDKKKALSFTNCSHPINYLSSPRNTTSWETGKPSVAESTLSSPVQKDPPVKNITNKGNFGAKIPMGISSIMSPERPVCTVFCYSSTFTQAQSIVVT, from the exons ATGTTTAGGAGAGACTTGAGACCTGATTCTTGGTTCTTCAGCTTTCTG GTTGGTAGTCTGTCCAGGAGTCTCTTTGCCTTTGCAGCCCTTGCCAAGAATCAGACTTCTAAAG GTTTTGCTCCTGTCACGATTGAGACCTCAAGACACATGTATGAATACGTGGCCACTGCTTTAGACTGGTGGCATGCAGACAGATATTGTGAACAACGCTTTGCTCAGTTGCTCGTTGAACCCCGAGGCAGTGAGCAAGCTTCCTTTAGCAAACTGCTGCATTCCCATCACATCAGAGGTTCTGTCTGGCTAAATGAAAGAGATGGTGTCCTTCACAAGCCAAAACGGAGAC GGAACCACATTGTACCAGTCCTGGTGTTTGGAgacaaaacagacacaaaatatGTGAAGGTGCTCTCtgacttcccagcactgcctgctgtCACAGCCTGCGCCCACCTCCAGTGGGACACCAGGACCCAGGAGATTGCTACAGTCTTCTCCTATGCTGTGCCAGCTTTTATTAATGAGTTCCAGCTCCGTGGCTTTGTTGATGAGGAAGGATTTGTTCGTTTTGCTCTCATAGTCCACGAGCATCATTCCCCATATCTGCCTGTGTTCCGTGCTGATGGACAGTGGCATCACTTCTGTGTGACCTGGCAGCAGGAGAATGGGACCTGGGCCATCTATGCTGATGGTAAAAGAAGAGCATCTGCCAGTGGTTTGTGTGCTGTGGGGTCTGCTCCCCAGGCCATCTATGGCCAGGGGACTTTCATTATTGGGCAAGATCAAGATTCGCTGGGAGGCAGCTTCAAGGAGAAAGAGTCCTTCAGTGGGAACATCACTGACTTACACATCTGGCAGAAAGTTCTCAGCATGGAGCAGATTGAGAAGGTTCGGTCATGCTGGGTGGTGGAGCAAGACCTTGTATTTCGGTGGAGCTCAAACACTCTGGAGATTGAAAGCACCGTTCAGGAAGTGACTGCACAGTTTCTCTGCCCAG GGCCTGTTGAAGAATGCAGAGTTTTTGAAATTGGCAGCAATGGATTCAGTTACACATCTTGTTTGCAGACTTTGCCTTTTATCTGTCTCTACAGAAAGG ATGCATACTGGCAGCTGAAAAAAGCTCATGTGGAATCCAGCCATTCACTTGTCAGCCGTGTGAACACGCTTGCAGAGAGAACTGTG ATTCCTGAGAGCATCTTTACAAGTGATGTCCAAGACATGAACCTCTCCGTTGCTCTTGGTGCTCTTGATGTCTTGGCAACTGTtctgaaggaaggagagacaccCGTACTGGAGTCATCTGACCTTCTTTCAGTGCTTCAATTACTAAAGCAAGTTTCTGATGTGGAAGTCCAGGAGGGAGAAGAGCCGAAGATGTTGGAGCAGTTGGGCCAGTATTATGTGGAAGTGACTGAATTGATCTTGGAAGAGCAGAATATTGGAACGTGGTCATCAGTCAGCCAG GTTATCAGAGGGCCCATGGCTGTTGTTGAGCTCTGTGACAGAATGGTGTCACTCTTGGCTCCACTACTGACCGCAGGGAGGACAAAAATCACAGTCCAGCATGGAAATGTTG GGATGGAGGTCAGGAAGCTGGAGCTGGGCAGGCAGTTGAGCAATGAGGCATACCTGGTCCAGACCCCTGAGAAAGACAGTTATGATCTCATTGAAGTTCctgcagaagaaatgcaaagacTGAAAGCCAGAG GTCTCCACAGTGTTGTGGTGAAGAACATGTGGTTTGGCTACAGCTCCCTGCAGCGCTGCTTGTCCAGCACTGTTAACACTGCTGTCTTCCAGGACATGGCTGCCTCTGATGGAGGACAGAA GTACCTGAACACTGTTGTGGGCACTGCTGTGATCTCCGCTGCTCTGCTTAGCGACTACCAGGAGATCAGCATGTCTGTGCGCTACCATCTGCAGCACCATGTCCAG GACCTGTCCAATACACCAGTGGGGCCCATCTGTGCCTTCTGGAACTTCAGCCTCAG CCCAGATGCTGGTGGGATGTGGTCCACAGCTGGCTGCTCTGTGGTGACGTCTCTCCCGGGCTCTACTACCTGTTTTTGCAATCACACCACAAATtttgctgtcctgctgcaggtgTACAATATGCAG AGGACCACCAAGGAGGAACTCACACTGCAGACCTTGACTTTTATTGGATGTGGagtttctttctgtgctttgatAGTTACCTTCGTGTTATTCTTGGCAGTTGG TGTCCCCAAGAGCGAACGAACAACCGTGCACAAGAACCTGATCTTTGCATTAGCTGCAGCAGAAGCTCTGCTCATGTTCAGTGAACTAGCCAAGACCAACCAG GTGGTGTGTTTCATGATCACTGCCTTCCTTCATCTCTTCTTCATGGCAGCCTTTTCATGGATGCTGGTAGAGGGGCTTCTCCTCTGGAGCAAAGTGGTAGCAGTCAACATGAGTGAAGACAAGAGAATGAAGTTTTACTATGTGACAGGCTGGG GCTTTCCAGTTGTTATCGTGGCTGTGACCCTTGCAACTTCCTTTGACAAGTATGTGGCAGACACCCACTGCTGGTTGAACATTCAGACCAACGTCATCTGGGCCTTTGTAGGCCCTGTTCTCTTCATCCTGGCT GTGAACACCTTTGTGCTGTTCCGGGTGGTGATGGTGACTGTGTCCAGTGCTCGCAGGAGATCAAAGATGCTGACACCCAACAGCAGCCTGGAGAACCAGATTGGAATACAGATATG GGCCACAGCCAAGCCcatcctggtgctgctgcctgtgctggggctgaCCTGGGTGTGTGGGGTCCTTGTCCACCTCAGTGTCATTTGGGCCTATGTCTTCATTGTGCTGAACTCCCTCCAG GGCCTGTACATATTCCTGGTCTATGCAGTCTATAACAGTGAG GtgagaaatgccatccagaggatgaaggacaagaagaaaGCACTCTCATTCACA AACTGCTCTCATCCCATCAACTACTTATCAAGTCCAAGAAACACGACCTCCTGGGAGACAGGGAAACCTTCTGTAGCTGAGAGCACCTTGTCGAGCCCTGTGCAGAAAGACCCTCCAGTGAAGAACATCACCAACAAAG GAAATTTTGGAGCCAAAATTCCCATGGGGATTTCATCAATTATGTCACCTGAGAGACCGGTATGTACTGTCTTCTGCTATTCTTCCACCTTCACCCAGGCACAGAGCATAGTGGTTACATAG